The DNA sequence AAGATTTAAGTTAAAAATTCCATATTCAGAAGGAAAGATGATATCTAATATAATGGAGAATGCAACTATCTTAGACTCTGAATATATAGAGGATGGAGTAATATTCAATATTGAATTTAGTGAAAAAGAGTATGTTAAATATAAACAATACATAATTTAGCATTAACTTAGATATATGATATAAAGTATATTACTATAGTTGAGAATTAATTAAATTACAAAATTAATAAAGCACGAACAATTTGAAGCAATCTATAAAAATAACCACATCTTAGAATTCAATATATTGAAAATACTAATGTGTGGTTATTTTTATGCCATATTTATCACGAAGAAAGCTAACATAGCCTATTATTTAAAGGATTAAATTAACAATTTTTTAGAAATGAGTTAGAGTATTTTCTGGTTCATATATCTTATCGTTATTAGTTTTGTTTCCTTCTACATACTTATATTGTGTGAATAGTAATTTATTTTATCTAATTTTCTATTAATGTGCAATTTTAAAGAAAAATTTTCCATCATATGAAAATACACTGATCCTACGCAATTTTCAACTCTTCAAAAATGGTTTTTAATGCCACTCCATTTTGGGCTTTACGATAAATTATTTTTACTAATTCTTGCTTTTGTTTTCGTTGACATTGGCGTAAACTTTCACCCAGACAACTGTTGTTCGGAGTCATGCGCTTTAAATAAAGGTAAACGAATTGAATCATTAACATCAATCGTTTAATTCCTTTCAAGGCTCGAATCTGATACTGTCCCATTCCAAAATTTTGCTTCACTTCTCGGAAAAAGATTTCAATGGGCCAACGTTTAGTATAGTGTTTAAGCAGTTGCTTGGCAGACATTTTTAGATCATGACTCACAAAACAACGTAAAGCTTTTTCTTCCAAAGGAGCCGTGTGAGGCCAACTTAAAATGATTTGAACGACATGTCCCCCTCTTATCCTTCCTTGATATAGATAAGTATAATAACGCTCAGATCCGACAGTCACTAAGTCGAGATCTTTGAGGGATAAGGTGTTCGCAAATTGTTTCAGTTGAATCCCTTTCGGACGATAGCCTTTAGGCAGAATGATTCGATTCGTTTTGATACCTCCTAAGTAATAAAAGCCTAATTGATTAGCGATTTGGAATAAGGCTTCACACGAATACCAACTATCAGCTAGGATGTATCCTTTATGAGGTGGTTTAGGTAAAGTGGTGAGAATCTCTTTAACGAGTTCAATTTTACTCTGTTTATCTTTCTCATACGGAATGATTTGATACGGTAAGATGACATCATCACATTGAAGCATCACAGTAACAAATTGATGACCATAAACGGATTGATGATGAAGATGAGAGTAGTGCCAATCACATCCTTGAATAGGATAAGTCGCCTGTGACGAAGGCTTCGTTTTAACACATGTTGTATCATCTACTAATACGTAAATAGGTTTTCCTGTTTGATGTGAACGATTGTAAAGGCAAGAGAGAAGATAGGCTTGAATTTGATTAGAAATCGCCCCATCATCCCAGGGACTATCATTTAAAAATCGTCCAAAAGTTGTCCGATGACAATGCTTAACGGCAGAGATTTTCCCCTGATAATTTTCCTGAATCATCACGTTTAGAAACTGGTTAAGATGATTAAACTGAGGTTTAGATAAAAATAAATCTAAGTCAAGCTGTTTTAGAAATTTGAAAATTGAATTTGAATCTGATATAATACTGTCCATGAACATTAACTCAATTCCCCCTTGTTAATTGGTTGTGCGAGACTTAATTATACAAGGATTTGAGTTAATGTTTTTTCTTTTTGCATTGGTATTTTATAACTGGAAATTAATTGGAAGTAGTTTTGCACATTAATAGTAATTTTTATGATAAAAATTTGCATCATATGTCTGTATGTTTAAACTAAAAAACCAAGAAGAAAAACTCTTCTTGGTTTGAAAGATAAAGGAAATTTCCAAAAATAAAAATTTTAAAAAAGGAGATTTTATATTAAAAAATAGTGATATGTACAAAGAGTACCATACATTATATGCAAGCTTTTTAGATTGTAGACTAAAAATTAGAAGGTAATATGGTTAGGATCTCAATCACTATGGTCTTCTTTATTTAATGAATGGATTAACTGTATATCTTTAGGTGAATTTTTAAAGTCAAAGAGTTCGGACTTTCCTTTAATATAGGTCTTTATTATTCCTTTTAAATGAGGATTTCCTATTTATTATAATAGTTTCTATGTCAATTACAATTATTTTATCTGTTCTAAATAAATGTAAATCATACAATAAAAGTCCACGAGTTAAGGTCTCGTGGACTTTTGAGGATTTAGGAAGTAGAAAGAAGGCTATAGAATTACTTAGCATATTAAAACATGTAGCCAATTATTATGTTATCCATTTTCCTTACTCTTATTCTAATTAGTTGTTATTTTTCTCGTTATGAAGACAGTTGTCAATTGCAATGACCATGGCGATGAAGAAGGTCTCATTTTCTCCATGAGTCACTGTTAATTTATAGCTATCACCGAATGTGAACCATTCTTTTTCGATGGTTCCCATCGTATGACCATCTTTCGTAATCGAGAAATCATAATCCCAAAAGTCCCCATGAATTTCGAAATTACCATAATTACTTTCAACATCAAGCTTTGGTCTGAAGAATGTTGCACGACGTTTAATGGTCGCACAAAGAATGTCATTTTGATATACGTCATATGCCCCAAAGAAAGACATGACGCGTTGTTTGATACGAAATAATGGTTTTCCATTTAAGTCGCTGATGGTTAATTCATCCCCAATCGAGAAAAATTTTCCGGTTACCTCATAGACCGGCTGTTCGTCCACGTCATAAACATAATAACGATCTCTTAGTGTAAAAATCTTTTGTTTAATATAAAAGGTTCTCATCCTCTCATCCCCTCTAGGAATTATTGAAAATCTTTTGAGTTAAATTGTTTGTTTAGAGTTTCCATGAAATCAATCAATTGATCTTCGCGGCTCGCTCCAGCTAAAGCACACATCGGCATATCTTGGACAAAGAAGAATCCCATAATAATCTGTGTTAAGCTCGCCTTGTATTTCGATGTTAACACCTGTAAGTGTTCAGCTAATTTTATATTTTCCTCTGTATAGTAAGGACTAGTTGTTACATCAACCCCGGCTGCTAATTTCGTAAAGAATCCACTACATAAACTAAAATAAGGCATGGCTAGTATGTTTGACTCTTGATGGAATTTTAACATTTCTTCATCCATGGTTACCATTGTCTCATCTGGATAGGGTTTCATTTGGCTTGATGCAATATTATATAAGGCTTGGTTTGCAACAAATCCACGATATCCTTTTTCTTTGCAATAAGCCATTGCTTCTTTCATACGAGCGGTTGTCCAGTTTGAGCATCCATAGTATTTAATTTTTCCTTCACGTACGAAATCTTCCATTGTCTCAATCAATTCTGAAACGGGTCGATTCAAGTCATCACGATGATAGAAGTAAATATCAATACAGTCAATGCGAAGAGCCTTCAAGCTTTTCTCTAAGTCGATTCTCATGTTTTCTTTACTTAATCGACTTTCATGCATCGTATTAAGAGCTGGGTGTCCACCTTTTGTAATGATGACTAAATCATCATGTCCACCTCGATACTGAATCCAATCTCCAATCACTCGCTCTGAACGACCGATTTCTCCTTCAACCCAATCATTATAGATTCGTGCGGTATCAATAACATTTCCTCCAAGACTTACGTACAGATCTAACATTTTAAATGCATCTTCATGATCCCAGGCCACACCTGCATTAGCTGTTCCAAATCCAATAGGGCACAACGAAAGTTCTGTATCTTTAATCTGAATGCGTTGCATCATCTCACTCCTTCAAGTTTTGTTACTTAAAAGTATGGCATTTTTTGAGATTATAGTAAAGAAAATTATATTGTCTATTAATTTTCAAATATAATATGAATCTTATTTTTTTACAAATGATAGATTATCTTTTTAAGTGAATTTAGGCATGATTAGGTCAAGGTGGCTTTTTATTTGAATGATAATCAAAATGGTATATACCCTAAAAAAGTAAAAAGCATTAAGCTTATATAAAGTCTCAATGCTTTGAATTTGCTGATTAATAAGGAGTTATTAGTTAAAATTCTTGCAACTTACTATTTGGAAAATTTGATTCGTTAGAAGATTGAAAAAAATGATGAGATGATTCGCCAAATAATTCATCAAAGATGTTTTGAATCTCATCAATAATGGTTGGATAACTGTTTGATTCAAAATAAAAAGGTTGTGGATAATTTCCATAAGGTTCGATGGAATATTGATAGTAAAAATCTGCAGTATTAGATGGGGATTGGTCATATAAATAAGTGTTTTGTGATGTAGGATGATTTTGAGTGAAGTAGGCAAAAGAGGCGGTTAAGAAACATGAAATCGCACTGACAACAGCTAATCCCGTAACCAATGAACGATTATCATGTCGTAAGTTAGTTAACAAGTTATTTATATATGCTTTGCATGACTGAACAATTGAGTCCAGTAAAGAAGGTTTTGTTTTAGTTTCTGACTCATTTGTTTCAGCTTTTTCTTCATGAAAGCTTTCTTCAATCGTTGATTCTGCTTGTTTATCACTCATCCTTGAATCTAATGAACTTTCATTTAAGTCTGTGTCTTTTTTAGTCATTTCCATTAAAATCCCTCCAATGATTTGTTGAATTTAGTATATCATCTCAACTTTCGCACAACGAAAAGCCTAATAACCCCTTGATGTAATTAGGTAAAGTCATCATCCAATTGTCTAGTTGTTTTTTCACTACTTCTGTGTTAATTGTAATTTCTCTTTCTCCTAGGTCGATGATTTCTTGAACCATCGTTAAAAGTCCTTTTAATGCTGTTTCTAAATCCACATCTTTGACTTCTGAACAGTAGTCATAAAAAATCATTCCTAATGTTTTAGGGTCATTCGTTTTACGATTCTCCCACGCTAAAAAGATATAACGTGTAAAAACAATCGTTGTATGTCCAATCATTGAGTCATATGAACGACATTGAAATTCTTTATTCAATTTTAAGTGAGATTTATTGCACTTAAAAAACACTTCAATGTCCCAACGGTAACCATAGATCCTAATGATTTCTTCATCACTTAAACTTGTGTTTGTACTTAAAATCGCTAACCACTCTGTTTTATATTTTCGATGACGAATGAAGACGATCTTAACTGGAATGCCGTTATTTAATTTAACTTGAATGGATCCTAGACTTCCCTCTTGATGAGAAAATATCTTTTGATTGACGTTACAGTGTGTTATCAATGTTTGAAGTGGGAATTTCTTTCCTTTATACTGATAAAATCGTTTAGAAGTCTTTTTAACCATCCCAATGACATCAAGCCCCTCATTCATCACTTCTTTAATTAAGGGAGCTTCTGTGAACCACGAATCCATTAAGAGGTAATCAGCTGCTATGCCTTGAGATAAAGTTTGTTTCACCAAGTTTAGAGTGGCAGTGGGTTTATCGATCAGTGCTTCTATACGACGCTTATACCCACTACTGCGTTTATCGATCTCTGATGAAAGATTGACTAGTAACTTCTTGGCACTTACCATTAATGAAAAATTACAAGGGATAAATGAATATCCATCCGACCATCCAAGCGTTAACAGTTGAAATCCTTTGAGATACTTATGACTGACATGATCATAAACCGTTGAAAGTAGCTCTACTTTTTTACTACGATGACGTTCAAATAAAGAGTCATCTACAATTAAAACATTAACACGATCATCCGTTGTGAGTTTCGTACAAAGTGAAATCACGTAAGAGCTTAAAGAAAGCAAGAAGCGACGCCAATTGTAAGTAGAGGTACTTAAAAAGCGGTAGACCACATCTTTTCCTGGTAAATCAGAAGCTTTACGATCACAGAATTTAGATTGAAACCACGTTCTATGATGAAAAGTTAATAGAAAAATCAACGTAAAGAGGTAAAGACAAGAGAACCCCTTAGATTTTTTAATGTTAGCTTGGCGTAAATGGGAACTGATTTTTAGTTCAGAAAAAGTTGCTTGCATTTCTTTGGGTAAAAGCATAAATTTTTTAAATGGTGGTAACATAATGATGACATCCTTTCTATTGGCTGGTTACCATTAGTATTTCCAGAAAGGATGTCTTTTTTTATGTCATCCAGTAAAAAGAATAAATTGTCAAGAGCGATACTCGATAGATGCCCTCCCTTAGAAGATTAAGGAGGTATGATTATTTTTCAACTGAGAAAGTTGAGATATCATTTCTAAAGTTACAAGTTGGTTAAATTGTGTATGGAAATTTTATTAATGTAAATAAGTTAATTAACTACTGAATATAATGTTTTGTAATAGGGGGGAGATTAAGAATGAGATTTATTAAAACAATCATTAGTCAGATGACGCTTGAAGAGAAAGTGTGGATGTGCTCAGGAGCAGATTTTTGGCGATTAAAATCAGTTGAACATCTCGGTATTCCAACTGTCATGGTGAGTGATGGACCACATGGATTAAGAAAACAATCGGACGAAGCAGATTTTTCAGATATCAACAATAGTATTAAAGCGGTTTGTTTTCCAACAGGAGCAACGACTGCTTGTTCATTTGATCGAAATTTATTAAAAACATTAGGATGTGCCTTAGGAGAAGAATGTCAGGCAGAAAATGTAGCTGTTCTTTTAGGACCGGCGATTAATATTAAGCGTTCTCCTTTAGGTGGACGAAATTTTGAATACTTTTCAGAGGATCCTTATTTAACAGGGGAGATGGCAGCATCTCATATTACAGGTGTTCAAAGTCAACATGTTGGGACAAGCCTTAAACATTTTGCTTGTAATAATCAAGAGAGTTATCGAATGACAGCAAGTGCAGAGGTTGATGAACGAACATTACGGGAAATCTACTTACCCGGATTTGAACGAGCGGTAAAATCAGCAAAACCTTGGACTGTAATGACCTCATATAATCGTTTGAATGGGGAATTTACATCTGAATCTCATTATTTATTAACCGATATTTTAAGAAATGAATGGGGCTTTGATGGTTATGTCATGAGTGATTGGGGAGCAGTTAATAATCGAGTAAAGGGATTAAAAGCAGGAATGGATCTAGAAATGCCGGGTAGCAACGGAACAAATGATCAATTATTATTGCAAGCTGTTAAAGATGGAACATTAAGTGAAGAAGTATTAAATAAAAGTGTTGAACGTATTTTACGTAAGATTTTTGAATTTGTGGATAATCGAAAACCAGCCATTTTTGATAAAGAAGAACATCATCGATTAGCGCGCCATATTGCAACAGAGAGTGCCGTCTTATTGAAGAATGATGATGTATTACCACTTAAAGCGACTGATACTAAGATTGCATTTATTGGTGCCTTTGCTAAAGAACCTCGTTATCAAGGAGGGGGAAGCTCACATATTAATTCTTTTAAAGTAAGTAGTGCGCTTGATGCTGTAGAGGGAATGGAGCATATTCATTTTGCTCAAGGTTTTGTGACTGATGTTGATGAGACAAGAGAAGATTTATTAAATGAAGCTATCGAGCTTGCAAAGTCGAGTGAAGTGGCTGTTATTTTCGCAGGATTACCAGATTCATCAGAGTCAGAGTTTTATGACCGAACTCATATGAAGTTACCAAACTGTCAAAATGAGTTGATTAAACAAGTGGCAGCCGTTCAACCGAACACGGTTGTCGTCTTACACAATGGATCGCCAGTAGAGATGCCGTGGGTAGATGAAGTGCCTGCGATTTTAGAGATGTATCTTGGCGGACAAGCCGTTGGAGAGGCAACGGTGGATTTATTATTTGGTGTTGTGAATCCATCTGGAAAACTAGCTGAAACGTTCCCAATTCGCTTAGAAGACAACCCATCATATCTTTCATATAAAGTCGTTGATAATAAAATTTACTATGATGAAAAAGTATTTGTTGGTTATCGCTATTATGATACAAAGGAAATACCAGTTCTATTTCCATTTGGTCACGGATGCAGCTATACCACATTTGAATACAGTCATTTAGTGGTTAATCAAGATCATATTCGTGATGATGAATCATTAATAGTAAGTGTCGATATCACGAATACAGGAAAAGTCTTTGGTAAAGAGGTTGTTCAATTATATGTACAAGATTTAACACAAACAGCCATCCGTCCAGTAAAAGAGTTGAGACAATTTGAAAAAGTAGCCTTACAACCAGGTGAAACTCAAACTGTTTCATTTACTTTAACAAAACGTGATTTTGCTTATTATCATACGGGAATTTCAGACTGGTATGTACCAACAGGACAATATCGTATTTTGATTGCTAAATCTTCAAGGGATATAAAATTAGAAGAGACGATTACTGTGACAAGTACAATAGACTTACCGTTTAAGGTGACATGGAATACAACATTTAACGAGTTAGTTTCACACCCTCAGCTAAGACCAGTTATTTATGAGTTACTTGGGGTTATTGGAGAAGAAAATGTAGATAAAGAAGCCCAGTTAGAGATGGTTAAAGAAATACCTCTTCGTGCATTACGTAGCTTCCAAGGTGTTGATAATACCACTATTGAAAGCTTAATTACGACGTTAAATCAGCTGCTTAAATAAGTGCATAAAATAAATGAACTTCTGGAATATTAAGTGTGTAACTTAATCTTAAAGGAGGCGAGTGTTATGAAATTAGCACCTGCTCAGTTACACAGTCTTAATGAATTACATAGGAAACGCTGTAGTGCATTAACTAAAACTACTGTGTATAAAGATAATGCGAAATCTAAAACACATGTTAGTTAATGAATTTATGAGTAGCTTTCTTTAATTAAGTGCAATACAAAACCAATGTCAATTTGGCATTGGTTTTTTGTTTTTATTTGAATGTAATCGAACTCAATGACAGATATGGCATTTTATCAAAGTTAGATTATATATGGAAAACTAAAGAAAATTTTACTAAATCATTTTTCTGATTATAGTTAAGACTACAATATGAAAGTTAAATTAATTTTATAATCAGCAAGGCCAAGTTAATAACGAAATCAGCTTAAAATTGCAACCAGTTATTTATGAACTTTAAAATATGTTTGCTATGTAATGGAATCGAGCAATTTTATAATCTTATTGAACAATAAAAGGTCATCTTATCACATCTGCCTTTTTTCTAATAAGTTAATAAAATGTATCTATAACCCTTCGTATGGAAATAAAAGGATGAAAACGTTGCAAAAACGATTGTTGACAAAAGGTATACGTATAAGATAAAATGAAAGCGCGATAAAGTAGTAAACAAATACGTATATATAGCAGAAAATACCCTTAATAAAACGTATTCATATACGTATATGTTGCAAAAGGTTTTGGAAATTGATTAAATACTTAGGAGGTCTACTATGGGGAAATATCAAGTAGAAGCACAACAATTATTAGAATTTGTTGGCGGTAAAGATAATATTTCAATGGTAACACACTGTGTAACACGTATGCGATTTGTTTTAGTTGATCCATCACGTGCAGATGTTGAAAAAATTGAAGCATTAAAATTAGTTAAAGGAACATTTACACAAGCAGGTCAATTCCAAGTTATTATTGGAAATGAAGTTTCTACATTCTA is a window from the Turicibacter bilis genome containing:
- a CDS encoding IS4 family transposase, whose translation is MLPPFKKFMLLPKEMQATFSELKISSHLRQANIKKSKGFSCLYLFTLIFLLTFHHRTWFQSKFCDRKASDLPGKDVVYRFLSTSTYNWRRFLLSLSSYVISLCTKLTTDDRVNVLIVDDSLFERHRSKKVELLSTVYDHVSHKYLKGFQLLTLGWSDGYSFIPCNFSLMVSAKKLLVNLSSEIDKRSSGYKRRIEALIDKPTATLNLVKQTLSQGIAADYLLMDSWFTEAPLIKEVMNEGLDVIGMVKKTSKRFYQYKGKKFPLQTLITHCNVNQKIFSHQEGSLGSIQVKLNNGIPVKIVFIRHRKYKTEWLAILSTNTSLSDEEIIRIYGYRWDIEVFFKCNKSHLKLNKEFQCRSYDSMIGHTTIVFTRYIFLAWENRKTNDPKTLGMIFYDYCSEVKDVDLETALKGLLTMVQEIIDLGEREITINTEVVKKQLDNWMMTLPNYIKGLLGFSLCES
- a CDS encoding LURP-one-related/scramblase family protein — protein: MRTFYIKQKIFTLRDRYYVYDVDEQPVYEVTGKFFSIGDELTISDLNGKPLFRIKQRVMSFFGAYDVYQNDILCATIKRRATFFRPKLDVESNYGNFEIHGDFWDYDFSITKDGHTMGTIEKEWFTFGDSYKLTVTHGENETFFIAMVIAIDNCLHNEKNNN
- a CDS encoding aldo/keto reductase, which translates into the protein MQRIQIKDTELSLCPIGFGTANAGVAWDHEDAFKMLDLYVSLGGNVIDTARIYNDWVEGEIGRSERVIGDWIQYRGGHDDLVIITKGGHPALNTMHESRLSKENMRIDLEKSLKALRIDCIDIYFYHRDDLNRPVSELIETMEDFVREGKIKYYGCSNWTTARMKEAMAYCKEKGYRGFVANQALYNIASSQMKPYPDETMVTMDEEMLKFHQESNILAMPYFSLCSGFFTKLAAGVDVTTSPYYTEENIKLAEHLQVLTSKYKASLTQIIMGFFFVQDMPMCALAGASREDQLIDFMETLNKQFNSKDFQ
- a CDS encoding glycoside hydrolase family 3 C-terminal domain-containing protein; this translates as MRFIKTIISQMTLEEKVWMCSGADFWRLKSVEHLGIPTVMVSDGPHGLRKQSDEADFSDINNSIKAVCFPTGATTACSFDRNLLKTLGCALGEECQAENVAVLLGPAINIKRSPLGGRNFEYFSEDPYLTGEMAASHITGVQSQHVGTSLKHFACNNQESYRMTASAEVDERTLREIYLPGFERAVKSAKPWTVMTSYNRLNGEFTSESHYLLTDILRNEWGFDGYVMSDWGAVNNRVKGLKAGMDLEMPGSNGTNDQLLLQAVKDGTLSEEVLNKSVERILRKIFEFVDNRKPAIFDKEEHHRLARHIATESAVLLKNDDVLPLKATDTKIAFIGAFAKEPRYQGGGSSHINSFKVSSALDAVEGMEHIHFAQGFVTDVDETREDLLNEAIELAKSSEVAVIFAGLPDSSESEFYDRTHMKLPNCQNELIKQVAAVQPNTVVVLHNGSPVEMPWVDEVPAILEMYLGGQAVGEATVDLLFGVVNPSGKLAETFPIRLEDNPSYLSYKVVDNKIYYDEKVFVGYRYYDTKEIPVLFPFGHGCSYTTFEYSHLVVNQDHIRDDESLIVSVDITNTGKVFGKEVVQLYVQDLTQTAIRPVKELRQFEKVALQPGETQTVSFTLTKRDFAYYHTGISDWYVPTGQYRILIAKSSRDIKLEETITVTSTIDLPFKVTWNTTFNELVSHPQLRPVIYELLGVIGEENVDKEAQLEMVKEIPLRALRSFQGVDNTTIESLITTLNQLLK
- a CDS encoding IS701 family transposase, which translates into the protein MFMDSIISDSNSIFKFLKQLDLDLFLSKPQFNHLNQFLNVMIQENYQGKISAVKHCHRTTFGRFLNDSPWDDGAISNQIQAYLLSCLYNRSHQTGKPIYVLVDDTTCVKTKPSSQATYPIQGCDWHYSHLHHQSVYGHQFVTVMLQCDDVILPYQIIPYEKDKQSKIELVKEILTTLPKPPHKGYILADSWYSCEALFQIANQLGFYYLGGIKTNRIILPKGYRPKGIQLKQFANTLSLKDLDLVTVGSERYYTYLYQGRIRGGHVVQIILSWPHTAPLEEKALRCFVSHDLKMSAKQLLKHYTKRWPIEIFFREVKQNFGMGQYQIRALKGIKRLMLMIQFVYLYLKRMTPNNSCLGESLRQCQRKQKQELVKIIYRKAQNGVALKTIFEELKIA